CCgcccgcagggggctgggggccgGTGCCATCCCGCGGGTGCCAGCGCTGGAGCCACGCTGGGTATTTTTAACCGCGGCTCCTGGCGGGGTGTCGGCTTTCCTGGTGccccagagagctgcccagaTTTGGCTGGGGGAATCCGGGGGCTCTGGCAGCGGGGGCCGTGCCAGGACGTGGCCGGGGGCCAGCGCAGCGCGACCTTTAAAGGTCTGCGAGATGAATTACATTATCGTCTTGCCACGGGGGTCACTTCTGGCTTGGCTTTCAgctggacacagggctctgctcgtCTTATGTCCCACCAGGTCCgtgcacacagccctggggagctcCAGGGACACAGGGTGGGCTCCTCTCCCCCTCACCTGCGCTGATGTTCCCAAAAAGCCCTAAAAGGGATGATGGGGGAAGTGGAGTCCTCAAAATCCAGCTCGGCCCTAACTCCAGCTTGGCTTGGCCAGCCCGAGGGCTTGGGAATCTGCTGGCCACATTCCTCCCTCCTTTCCTTTCGGGGCCTTTTGCTAAGCCAGCGTTTTGGGCAATGTCCTTTGCACCCATTGGCTGTGCCGTGACCTTtcctggggacactggtggcCGCCACCGCACTGCCAGTGGCCATGGAGGTGCAGCTCCAGCACGAGAAGAGCCCTGGGGAGGTTCTCACTGttcccaccctgtccccatcctctgTCTGGATGCCAGAGGGGCTGTACTGGGTCCCCTGGATTTCTGCTGGGGAGCCTGAGCTGTCCCAGGGTGACACCTGGATTTGTCCTGGGGTGACGCCTGGATTTCTGCTGGGGTGACACCTGGGTTTCTGCTGGGGATCCCGAACTGTGCCCAGGGTGACACCTGGATTTCTGCTAGGGATCCCAAACTGTGCCCAGGGTGACACCTGGATTTCTGCTGGGGATCCCAAACTGTGCCCAGGGTGACACTTGGATTTCTGCTGGGGGAGACCCAGCTGGTGGGAGGTGACAGCTGGATTTCTGCTGGGGTGACACCTGGGTTTCTGCTGGggaggcccagctgtgcccagggtgacACCTGGATTTCTGCTGGGCGTGACACCTGGATTTCTGCTGGGGTGACACTTGGATTTCTGCTGGGGGAGCCCCAGCTGGTGGGAGGTGACACCTGGATTTCCGCTGAGGTGACGCCTGGATTTCTGACACCCCTCTCTCCCCGCAGAGATGCCCTGCATCCAGGCCCAGTGCAGCACCACGGGCGCCGGCCCCTGCGAGCGCTGCCCGGCCGAGCTGCTCAGCCCCGAGGGCGGCCGATTCCCCATGGAAGTGGCCGGAGCCGATCTGGCGGCCgccgctccagccctgcccagcttcAGCACCTTCATGGACGGCTACGCCGGCGAGTTCGACGCCTTCCTCTACCAGCTGCCCGCCAGCGGCCAGCCCAGCGCCGCCACCGCCTTCAAGCTGGAGGATTTCCAGGTGTACGGCTGCTACCCCAGCGCTTTTGGGGGGCAGCCGGACGAGACCCTGTCCTCCAGCGGCTCGGACTGCTACGGgagcccctgctccatcccctcgcCCGCCACGCCCGGCTTCCAGCCCCCGCCGGCCGCGGCATGGGAGGGCTCCTTCGGGCCGTACTCGCCGCTGCCGAACTACGAGGCCGggcagccctgggctgagccagCCAAGAGTGGGGGGTCTCAGCCTCCCTTTTTCGCCTTCAGCCCCCCGgcgcccagccctgctggctccccGGCGACCCTCAAGGGGCAGCTGGGCCCCTCGCCCCGTGTGGACCCGCGGCTGCTGGACACGGACGCGTTTCCCCCGAGccaggggggtcccagggggttcGGGGGGCTGCCCTTGGCTCCCAGCTCGCCGCTGCTGGAGGGGCCCAGCAAGGTGCGCAGCCCCGGGGCGGGCGAGGGGCGCTGCGCCGTCTGCGGGGACAACGCGTCGTGCCAGCACTACGGCGTGCGCACCTGCGAGGGCTGCAAGGGATTCTTCAAGGTGAGGATACTCCCACAGTGCTCTGCGGCGGCGGGAGGATGCCGAGGGGTGGCCCGGGCAGGGACGCGGAGCCGGATGCTGGGCCGGAGAGGGAGGCACGGGAGGACAGAAGGGTTTTTGTTGAGAGCTGAGCGCCCCCGGGCTGAGCTCGGCCGCTCCTTCCCCACGCGCAGCGCACAGTGCAGAAGAACGCCAAGTACATCTGCCTGGCCAACAAGGACTGCCCTGTGGACAAGCGGCGCAGGAACCGCTGCCAGTTCTGCCGCTTCCAGAAgtgcctggccgtgggcatggtCAAAGAAGGTACCAGAACCCTCCCCGGTCCCCTCTCTGCAGCCTCTGTGGCTGCTCTTAGGACAGGCACTCACTGCAATCCCAACACAGTGGTCCGGACCGACAGCCTGAAGGGGAGGCGGGGCCGGCTGCCCTCCAAGCCCAAGCAGCCGCCGGATGCGTCCCCCGTCAGCCTCATCACCTCGCTGGTGCGGGCTCACATCGACtccatccccagtgccaccaagCTCGACTACTCCAAGGTAGGGCTGGTGCCACCCCACGCCCTGCCCAGGGCCGTGGCTGGGGCTGCGGTTGGATCCtgacccatccccatcccaatcctGACCCATCCTCGTCCCAGTTCCtcacccatccccatcccagttcCTGGTGCTGTCCTCATCCTGTTCCTGATCCAAACTCATCCCTGTTGCTAACCCAACAGTTCCCGACCTGTCGCCATCCCAAATCTTGATCCCATTCCCACCCAGTTCCTCACCCATCTTCATCCCAgctcctgatcccattcccaccccaattcccAATCCACCCCTGTCCTAGGTCCTGACCCATTCCAGTTCCTGACCCATCCCCATCTCAATCTtgacccatccccatcccaatcctGACTCATCCCAATCCTGGCCCATCCCAGTTCTtcacccatccccatcccagtcctGGATCATCCCCATCCCAGTTCTTCACCCATCCCCATCCAGTCCTGGATCATCCCCATCCCAATCTtgacccatcccatcccatcccatcccatcccatcccatcccatcccatcccatcccatcccatcccatcccatcccaatcctgacccatccccatccctatcctgacccatcccatcccagttcttctcccatccccatcccagtcctgacccatccccatcccagtcctggatcatccccatcccaatcttgacccatcccatcccatcccatcccatcccatcccatcccatcccatcccatcccatcccatcccatcccatcccatcccatcccatcccatcccatcccatcccatcccatcccaatcctgacccatccccatccctatcctgacccatcccatcccagttcttctcccatccccatcccagtcctgacccatccccatcccagtcctggatcatccccatcccaatcttgacccatcccatcccatcccatcccatcccatcccatcccatcccatcccatcccatcccatcccatcccatcccatccgaATCCtgacccatccccatcccagtcctgacccatcccatcccagtcctgGATCATCCCCATCCCAATCCTGACCCATCCCAATCCTGACCTGTGCCCACCCCACTCCTGATCCATCCCCACCCCACTCCTGACCCATCTTAGTCCTGACTCATTCCCATCCCAGTTCTTTACCCGTGCCCATCCCAATCTtcacccatccccatcccagatcCTGACCCATCCCCACCCCACTTCTTCCCCCGTGCCCACCCCACTCCTGACCCGTGCCCACGGCAGTTCCAGGAGTCAGCCCCGTGCCCGTTTGAGAAGGAGGACTCGGTGGACGTGCAGCAGTTCTACGACCTCCTCACCGGCTCCATGGACGTCATCCGCAAGTGGGCCGAGAAGATCCAGGGCTTCAGCGAGCTGCCCAAGGAGGACCAGGACCTCCTGCTGGAGTCAGCCTTCCTGGAGCTCTTCATCCTTCGCCTGGCGTACCGGTGAGCCCCggggcagcccagagcagggggTGACACCTGGGTTTCTCCTGGGGGTGACACCTGGGTTTCTGCTGAGGGGTGACACCTGGTCTTCTGCTGAGGGTGACACCTGGGTTTCTGCTGAGGGTGACACCTGGGTTTCTGCTGAGGGTGACACCTGGGCTTCTGCTGAGGGTGACACCTGGGTTTCTACTGGGGGTGACACCTGGATTTCTGCTGGGGGTGACACCTGGGTTTCTCCTGGGGGAGCCCAAGCTGGGGAAGGTGAcaccaggatttctgctgggGGTGCCTGAGCTGTGCCCGGGGGTGGcaccaggatttctgctgggggtgcctgagctgtgcccaggggtgGCACCTCAATTTCTGCTGGAGGTGCCTGAGCTGTGCCCGGGGGGTGACACCTGGATTTCTGCTGGGGGTGACACCTGGATTTCTGCTTGGGGTGCCTGAGCTGTATCCGGGGGTGACACCTGGGTTTCTGCTGAGGGTGACACCTGGGTTTCTCCTGGGGGAGCCCAAGCTGGGGGAGGTGACACCTGGATTTCTGCTGGGTGAgcccctgagctgtgcccaggggtgACACCTGGATTTCTGCTTGGGGTgtctgagctgtgcccaggggtgacaccaggatttctgctgggGGACCTCGAGCTGTGCCTGGGGGTGACACCCTGGATTTCTCCTGGGGCATCCCAAGCTGTCCCCAGGGTGACACCTGGATTTCTACTGGGGGAGCCCAAGCTGTCCCCAGGGTGACACCTGGATTTCTGCTGGGTTGGCACCTGGATTTCTGCTGGGGGAGCCCGAGCTGTGCCTGGGGGTGACACCTGGATTTCTCCTGGGCAAGCCCCAGCTGGGGGGAGGTGACACCTGGATTTCTGCTGGGGGAGCCCAAGCTGTGTCCCAGGGGTGACACCTGGATTtctcctggcagctccaagcCAGAGGAAGGCAAACTCATCTTCTGCAACGGCGTGGTGCTGCACCGGCAGCAGTGCGTGCGCGGCTTCGGCGAGTGGATCGACGCCATCCTCGAGTTCTCCCAGAGCCTGCACCGCATGAGCGTCGATGTCCCCTCCTTCTCCTGCCTCGCCGCCCTCGTCATCATCACAGGTGAGATCCTCCCAGCTCCAGGCTTGTCGCTGTCCCCATCGCCACCTGGCGTCTGTCCCCGCCGTCCCTCCCACACGCTGTCTGTCCCCGCAGACCGGCACGGCCTGAAGGAGCCCAAGCGGGTGGAGGAGCTGCAGAACCGCATCGTGGGCTGCCTCAAGGACCACGTGGCGGCAGCAGGGCCCGAGCCCGgccgctccagctgcctctccaagCTGCTGGGCAAGCTGCCCGAGCTGCGCAGCCTCTGCACCCAGGGCCTCCAGCGCATCTTCTACCTCAAGCTGGAGGATCTGGTGCCGCCGCCACCCATCGTGGACAAGATCTTCATGGACACTCTGCCTTTCTGAGTCCCCGGCAAGGGGCTGCCATGAGCCCCTGACCtgcctggggacatctgggacccGCCCTGGGTAACCCTGGTTCAGTCCAAGGATGCCTGGGAACCCTCTGGGCATCCCTGGGATGCCTGGAACATCCCCTGGGTACCCCTAGATCAGCCCTGGGATGTCTGGGACCCTCCCTGGGTGACCCCCAGAATGCCCAAAAACCACCTGGGGTATCCCTGGATCACTCCCGGGACGCCTGGAACCTGCCCTGGTCACTCCTGGATCAGTTCTGGGATGCCCAGGACGCCCCTGTGGACTCCTGAACGAcctctgggacacctgggaccccCCCCCAGGCCATTCCCAAGATTCCATGCATACCCCTGGATCACCCCCAGAACCCCTGGAACCCCCTCCTGGGTCATCCACAGGATGTCTGGCaccccctgggcaccccaaatcGCTCCTGGGATGCCTGGGACCACCCCTGCATCACTCCAGGGATGCCCGGGATCACTCCCAGGATATCTGGAACATCCCCTGGGTACCCCTAGATCAGCCCTGGGATGTTTGGGACGCCCCCTGGGTGACCCTCAGAATGCCCAAAAAccacctgggcatccctggatcACTCCTAGGATGCCTGGAGCCCCCTCCTgggtcatccacaggatgcctgGCACCCCCTGGGCACCCCTAGGTCGCTCCTGGGATGCCTGGGACCACCCCTGCTTCACTCCAGGAATGTCTGGGATCCCCTGGATCACCCCCAGAACCCCTGGAACCCCCTCCTGGGTCATCCACAGGATGTCTGGCACCCCCTGGGCACCCCTAGGTCGCTCCTGGGATCCCTGGGACCACCCCTGCATCACTCCAGGGATCCCTTGGGTCACTCCCAGGATATCTGGGTCCCCCCCTCAGATGCCTGAGTCTTCTTGGGGGCACTTTTTGGGGTGCCCCACGTGCCTTCACGGCTCAGGGCGCTGCCTCCCAGCAGCCCCGGTGCCGTCTTCCCCGGGGGCATCGCCGGCGCGGTGCCCTCCTCCCCTGTAAAAACGCCCCTGATGTAAATAGCGCCGGCCGGGTCCTGTACAGAGCGGGGGGCATGAGCGAGGAGTGGCTCCGGCCCCCTCAACCCCCcctttatatatatttttctgattttccctctttttggCCATTTTCTGTATATAAACTTGTCCGTACAGTGAGAGCCACTGGGCGGGACCTTTGTCCCTTGTGTTCCCTTTTAGTTAAAATTCGGGGATTGGGAAACAGGAGGACACgggagctgggacaggcagaCTGGGGACAGTTAGAGCTGGGGACAGGAGCTGGTGTCAGCCGGGCTGGGGACAGTGTAGATgtcagagctgggggcagctgggacACTTGGGCTGGATGAAAACAAGACGCTGGAGCCGGGGAAAAAACAGAGAACTGGAGCTGGGACAGCCGGGGTGATGGAGCCGGGGACAGCTGGAGTCAGGGtgccagagctggggacagccaggccGGGGcatctggggacagctggggcacTTGAGACGGCGACAGCCGGGATGCCAAAGCGGCGACAGCCGGCCCGGTGgatctggggacagctgggatgcCAAACCGGGGACAGCCGGGACAGTGGATCTAGGGACTGTCAGGGCTCCAGAGCCGGGATACCAAAGCTGGGGACAGCCGGGGCTCCAGAGCCGGGACAGCCGGGGACAACCGGGATGCCAaaccagggacagccggggctccGGAGCCAGGatgccagagctggggacagccaggctggTGGATCTGGGGACAGCCGGGATGTCAAACCGGGGACAACCCGGATGCCAAAATCGGGGACAGCCGGGGCTCCAGAGCCGGGGACAGCCGGACCGGTGGATCTGGGGACAGCTGAGATGCCAAACCGGGGACAGCCGGACCGGTGgatctggggacagctgggatgcCAAACCGGGGGCAGCCGGGGCTCCAGAGCCGGGGACAGCCGGGACAGTGGATCTAGGGAGTGTCAGGGCTCCAGAGCCGGGATACCAGAGCTGGGGACAGGCGGGACTCCAGAGCGGGGACAGCCGGGACGTCAAACCGGGGGCAGCCGGGGCTCCGGAGCCAGGATGCCAGAGTTAGGGACGGCCGCGGCTCCGGAGCGGGGACAGCCGGGGACAGTCCGGGCTCCGGAGCGGGGACAGCCGGGGACAGCCGCGGCTCCGGAGCCTCACGTTGCCCACGGCGCTGCCCTTGAACCGTCACTCACCCCCGGCTGCCGCCGCCCCGCACCTGTCGCCCGCCTGATTTATCCTCCCCAAAATAACCGGGAAGCGTGACCGTGATCCCCGCTCGTGTTCCTGGGGACGTGGccgctggcagggccagccctggcGGGGGGGTGGTGGCAGCGTTTGGGGTCCCCAGCCCAGGAGTTGGGGACAGAGCCGGGGACACCAAAGCAGGAGGGTGACACGCGTGGCTGATTTGTCTCCCGGCTTGTCgccttcctgctgctggggacagcctggcccCGGAGCAAACTGAACGGGGACACTCTGAACAAGGGCCACATTGAGGCTCGGGGCCGGGGGCGCCCGCAGCGACAAAAAACAagggtccctctgtcccccccgccgccgcccccgcctgGGGACAGCGCTGACGCACGGCGGGGCCGCGAACGGGAACCGGGGCACGGTGGGCACAGGGTTGGCACCGGCGCGGttgctctgtcccctccccacagctcagagctgccctCTGCCACCTTGTCCCCATCGCTGTCCCCGTTCCCTCGGCACGGGCTGCTGCGGGAGGGACGGGGACGGTACCGGCAGGGCCGAGTGAAAGCAGCTCCGTGGAACCGGCGGGCGGGCCCGGGGCTGCTCGGCACAGACGCGGCCGTGTCGGTGTGTGCCCGCACGGTGACACGGTCACATTCCTGCTGCGACCGACACCGAGCCGTGTGTCCCCATGGCAGGATGGCAGAGCAGTGCCCCAAATGTCCcctttccctgtgtccccatgtccatccgtcccctgttcctgtgtcctcCAAGTCCCTGAGTCCCTGCTCCCACTGCGCCCCATATCCACGTGTCCCCATATCCATCCCTATCCCCATACCCAGCCATCCCGCTGTCCCTTTGTCCTTCTAGTCTTCATGTGCCTTCATCCActatccccccgtgtccccatattctgtgtcactctgtccctTGTGTCCATCTGTGTCCCCcgttttctttatttctcctgCTGTCCCATGTCCTTGTGTCCCTTCATACCCACGTGTCCCCCGTGCCCttctgtcccatgtccccacaggTGTCACCCACATCCCTGCTCACACTGCACCCCATATCCAcgtgtccccgtgtccatccTATCCCCATATCCAACCATCCcactgtccctttgtccctctaGTCTTCATGTCCCTTTATCCAGTATCCCCCACGTCACGCTGTCCCTTGCGtccgtctgtccctgtgtcccccccttTCTTTATTTCCCCTGCTGTCCCATATCCTTGTGTCCCTTCATATCCAGGTGTCCCCCGTGCCCCTGTGTCCGGTGTCCCCACGCGTGTCCCCCCCGTTGTCGCCTTGTCCCCGCAGGGGTCAGCGGGGGACCCCGGCCCCGCTGCAGTACCCCCGAGGAGCCTCCAGAGCTGGGGGCGCCATGGAGCAGGTGAGACGCTCTGGGCTGCGGCCTTCCAGCTCTATGTCCCTTTTGGAACGAACCAAGCAGCAAAGAGGGGAATCCGCGGACTCGGAACGGCCAATCCACCTCCGGTGACACCCCGCTGGCGGGAACGGCACCGAAAGGGAAAAATGTTAACGGAGTCAAGTTCAGAGTGATGAAATACCGTGGTCATGGCCGGGAGGGTGGCTACGGTGCCGGTGGTGTGTTCTGCACCCCCCCCGCGTAGATGGGATGATCCACCTCCCTCCTCTGTGCCGTCAGATGGTCGGGCCCGGGCGGTGAGTGGGgaccggggccgggcccggggacCGAGGGGGgaccgcggccgggccggggctgaggGGGCGCAGGGACCGAGGGGGGACCGGGACCTCGAGCCTGGAGGGAGCCTGAGGCGCTCCGTGGGAGACTGAGGTGGGCTCGGGCCGCGACGTCTGGGCCTGTGTGGTGTTTTGGGGGACCCAGCCGGGATCCCCCGGGCTCCTGTGAGGTGGGGGTGGGCCCGTACGGGGACACCCGGGTCCCTCAGGGGTATAGGATCCACGAGGGGACCTGAGCAGGACATTTGGGTCCCTGAGGGGACCTGACCAGGACATTTGGGTCCCTCAGAGTATTAGATCCCTGAGAGGACCCGATCAGGATATTTGGGTCCTTCAGGGGTATTGGATCCATGAGGGGACCTGAGAAGGACATTTGGGTTTCTGAGGGGACCTGAGCAGGACATTCGGGTCCCTTCTGGGGTATTGGATCCCTGAGGGGACCCGACCAGGACATTTGGGTCCCATCCTGGGACACCTGGATCTCTTTGGCACACCCAGTCCTGGACCCCCCTGAACTTCTGCGAGGGCCCATGTCTGTGGGATGTGAGAGATTTCAACCAACCCCatctctgtggggctgtggggggccTGTACTGAGGGTGCCTGGATCCTTGTGGCATGTGGGGCACCCAAATCAGGACATCTGGGGCTATGGTGGGGGTCTATACCAAGAGTGCCTGGATTTTTTTGGCATGTGGGGGACTCAAATCAGGACATCTGGGGCTATGGGGGATCTGTACCAAGGATGCCTGGATCCTTGTGGCATTTGGGGGATTCAAATCAGAGCACCTGGGTCTCTGTGGGGTCTATACCAATGGTGCCTGGATTTTTTTGGCATGTGGGGGATTCAAGTCAGGACACCCGGCTGGGTCCCTGTGGGCTACCAGGACACCAGCACACAGTGGGGAGGCAGAGGGGCTGTCACCCAAGCCTGGCAGCCCCCAAccccccctgtgccaccctcgtGTCCCCTCAGCAGCCGCTGCTGTGGCCCCTCCAGCGCCGGCCCCGCCATGAACTGCCGCGCCGAGGTGCTGGAGGTGTCGGTGGAGGGCAGGCAGGTGGAGGAGGCCATGCTGGCCGTGCTCCACACCGTCCTGCTGCACCGCAGCACCGGCAAGTTCCACTACAAGAAGGAGGGCACCTACTCCATTGGCACCGTGGGCACCCAGGACGTGGACTGCGACTTCATCGACTTCGCCTACGTGCGCGTCTCCTCCGAGGAGCTCGACCGCGCTCTCCGCAAGGCTGTGGGGGAGTTTAAGGTGAGAGGAGGGAGAATGGGGAGCATGGAAGGGGTTAAAGGGAAGCCACACATCTGCAAGGGTGCCCCAGGATGGAGCAGGGGGCTCCTGTGGGTGGATTAAAAGGAGCAGTGTAGGGGGACACATATGGGTAAATTAAGGTgatgtagaatgtaatcttatcccccaatgagTTGTAGCTGGACTAATTAGTAAAAGATTAGGAGctacacctgtagccaataagaacaagtggtgtaaaagagtggattggtgggatctggaCTCAGATGAttactgcaaggaccaggaagagTCAGTGTGTAGAGGAACTGCTTACAGAAAACATCGAGGAGGCACAAAACTCTGAgggtatggaatccttgcactgtaATGATAACAGAACTCTTGATATAAAAGATAACAGCTGAGGGCTGAAGGAGACTGAGAGGAGACTCCTCAGCTTcatccccagggcagctctggtcTCTGCTCCGTGGGACAGTGACAGCACTGAGAGAATGGATAGAGCTGTGGCAGGGAAGGGGTGGGATGGATATTGGGGAAAAGCTCCTTCCCCCACAGGGTGGTGGgggctggaacagctccccacgATGTGGtcatggccccaaggctgccagagctcggGGAGTGTTTGCACACTGCTCTCAGGCACTGGGGTGGGTCTGGATGATCCTTGGGGGGTCTGTTCCAGCTCTGTGATTCCATAAACCCCAGTGGGATGTGCCTGGGGAGGGTTGGTCAGTCCCTGCTCCCCCGTGACCCCCGGGCTGCCCCGCAGGACGCGCTGCGCAGCTCCGGCTCCGACGGCATGGGGCAGATCTCCCTGGAGTTCTACCAGAAGAAGAAATCCCGGTGGCCCTTCTCGGATGAGTGCATTCCCTGGGAGCTGTGGACCATCAAGGTGAACGTGGTGAACCTGGCCAACGAGCAGGAGCGGCAGATCTGCCGCGAGAAGGTGGGGGAGAAGCTCTGCGAGAAGATCATCAACATCGTGGAGGTGATGAACCGCCACGAGTACCTGCCCAAGATGCCCACCCAGTCCGAGGTGGACAATGTCTTTGACACCAGCCTGAAGGACGTGCAGCCCTACCTGTACAAGATCTCCTACCAGATCACGGACTCCCTGGGCACCTCGGTCACCACCACCATGCGCCGGCTCATCAAGGACACGCTGGCGCTGTAGGGCTGGTGTCACCCAGGTAGGGTCACCGTGGCACTTTTGGGGCAGTGACTCTGCTTGGATCCCCTCCTTCACCTCCAGAAGGCTTCTGGGAGGAGCTTGGCTTGGCCTAGCCTGTAATTTGGGGGTTGTTGCTCCTTGGTTTTGTCCATCCTGGAGAACTGGCTCAGTGGCTCCGGCCTGGCTGATGACCGGGGTGAGTcctcagggcaagggtggcaccAGCCCTGAGTGGTGCTGGGGCCTGGCAGAGGGTGCTGGGGGTCAGGGTgacaccccaccccacccctctGCAGCACACTTGGtgccacacagccagtgctggccGTGTCCCTTATCAccacctgtccccagtgtcactcctgtccctggggggCCAGAGCTGCCCCAAAAATAAAAGAGTTTCTGCTTTCACACAGAGCCTGGTCATGTCCTGGCTGTGGGGGCCATGGGAGGGGGGAATGgatgctgaggctgagctggtggTCCCAAATCACATCCAAAACcaaggggctgagctggggggtCCCCattgctgtggggctgagctgggggtcCCCATGGCACACTCACAccatggggctgagctgggggtcCCCAGTGTGATGGAGCTGAGCTGGGGGACCCCAGTGTAGTGGGGCTGATCTGGGGGTCCCCATGGGGGATTGAGTGCTATGCAGCTGAACTGGGGGTCCCCATGGCACACTCACAccatggggctgagctgggggtcCCCATGGCACACTCACACCATGGGGCTGAGCTGGTGGTCCCCTGAGCCATGGGGTCCCCATTGCACCCCAGTGCTGTGGGGCCGAGTGCCTGCAGTGGGGACAGCCAGAATGGGGAGCCCCCAACTGCCCCCCAGGGCACCTCAGGAGGGGGCTGGGGTGACTCCCCCTTCCCTGCAGGACTCTGCAcccctccaggggggctccagggCGGGGCAAAGCTGCTGCCCCTTGCCAGGGGGGGGCACCCAGGGCCAGTGAGCGTGAGGGGGGCCGTGGAGGGAGGATCAGAGAGTTCCTGACATCACTTAAACCCTCGCGTCTGTCACCGCCACACTCCGCTCCCGGGAGgaagacaaggagg
The sequence above is a segment of the Melospiza melodia melodia isolate bMelMel2 chromosome 31, bMelMel2.pri, whole genome shotgun sequence genome. Coding sequences within it:
- the ATG101 gene encoding autophagy-related protein 101 isoform X3 codes for the protein MNCRAEVLEVSVEGRQVEEAMLAVLHTVLLHRSTGKFHYKKEGTYSIGTVGTQDVDCDFIDFAYVRVSSEELDRALRKAVGEFKDALRSSGSDGMGQISLEFYQKKKSRWPFSDECIPWELWTIKVNVVNLANEQERQICREKVGEKLCEKIINIVEVMNRHEYLPKMPTQSEVDNVFDTSLKDVQPYLYKISYQITDSLGTSVTTTMRRLIKDTLAL
- the ATG101 gene encoding autophagy-related protein 101 isoform X2; translated protein: MIHLPPLCRQMVGPGRSRCCGPSSAGPAMNCRAEVLEVSVEGRQVEEAMLAVLHTVLLHRSTGKFHYKKEGTYSIGTVGTQDVDCDFIDFAYVRVSSEELDRALRKAVGEFKDALRSSGSDGMGQISLEFYQKKKSRWPFSDECIPWELWTIKVNVVNLANEQERQICREKVGEKLCEKIINIVEVMNRHEYLPKMPTQSEVDNVFDTSLKDVQPYLYKISYQITDSLGTSVTTTMRRLIKDTLAL
- the NR4A1 gene encoding nuclear receptor subfamily 4immunitygroup A member 1 isoform X2 gives rise to the protein MPCIQAQCSTTGAGPCERCPAELLSPEGGRFPMEVAGADLAAAAPALPSFSTFMDGYAGEFDAFLYQLPASGQPSAATAFKLEDFQVYGCYPSAFGGQPDETLSSSGSDCYGSPCSIPSPATPGFQPPPAAAWEGSFGPYSPLPNYEAGQPWAEPAKSGGSQPPFFAFSPPAPSPAGSPATLKGQLGPSPRVDPRLLDTDAFPPSQGGPRGFGGLPLAPSSPLLEGPSKVRSPGAGEGRCAVCGDNASCQHYGVRTCEGCKGFFKRTVQKNAKYICLANKDCPVDKRRRNRCQFCRFQKCLAVGMVKEVVRTDSLKGRRGRLPSKPKQPPDASPVSLITSLVRAHIDSIPSATKLDYSKFQESAPCPFEKEDSVDVQQFYDLLTGSMDVIRKWAEKIQGFSELPKEDQDLLLESAFLELFILRLAYRSKPEEGKLIFCNGVVLHRQQCVRGFGEWIDAILEFSQSLHRMSVDVPSFSCLAALVIITDRHGLKEPKRVEELQNRIVGCLKDHVAAAGPEPGRSSCLSKLLGKLPELRSLCTQGLQRIFYLKLEDLVPPPPIVDKIFMDTLPF
- the NR4A1 gene encoding nuclear receptor subfamily 4immunitygroup A member 1 isoform X1, whose product is MPCIQAQCSTTGAGPCERCPAELLSPEGGRFPMEVAGADLAAAAPALPSFSTFMDGYAGEFDAFLYQLPASGQPSAATAFKLEDFQVYGCYPSAFGGQPDETLSSSGSDCYGSPCSIPSPATPGFQPPPAAAWEGSFGPYSPLPNYEAGQPWAEPAKSGGSQPPFFAFSPPAPSPAGSPATLKGQLGPSPRVDPRLLDTDAFPPSQGGPRGFGGLPLAPSSPLLEGPSKVRSPGAGEGRCAVCGDNASCQHYGVRTCEGCKGFFKRTVQKNAKYICLANKDCPVDKRRRNRCQFCRFQKCLAVGMVKEVVRTDSLKGRRGRLPSKPKQPPDASPVSLITSLVRAHIDSIPSATKLDYSKFQESAPCPFEKEDSVDVQQFYDLLTGSMDVIRKWAEKIQGFSELPKEDQDLLLESAFLELFILRLAYRSKPEEGKLIFCNGVVLHRQQCVRGFGEWIDAILEFSQSLHRMSVDVPSFSCLAALVIITGEILPAPGLSLSPSPPGVCPRRPSHTLSVPADRHGLKEPKRVEELQNRIVGCLKDHVAAAGPEPGRSSCLSKLLGKLPELRSLCTQGLQRIFYLKLEDLVPPPPIVDKIFMDTLPF
- the ATG101 gene encoding autophagy-related protein 101 isoform X1, translating into MSVGCERFQPTPSLWGCGGPVLRVPGSLWHVGHPNQDIWGYGGGLYQECLDFFGMWGTQIRTSGAMGDLYQGCLDPCGIWGIQIRAPGSLWGLYQWCLDFFGMWGIQVRTPGWVPVGYQDTSTQWGGRGAVTQAWQPPTPPVPPSCPLSSRCCGPSSAGPAMNCRAEVLEVSVEGRQVEEAMLAVLHTVLLHRSTGKFHYKKEGTYSIGTVGTQDVDCDFIDFAYVRVSSEELDRALRKAVGEFKDALRSSGSDGMGQISLEFYQKKKSRWPFSDECIPWELWTIKVNVVNLANEQERQICREKVGEKLCEKIINIVEVMNRHEYLPKMPTQSEVDNVFDTSLKDVQPYLYKISYQITDSLGTSVTTTMRRLIKDTLAL